TTTAAGATTGAAACAAAAATGACGGATACACCCAGTCCAACAAGAAGTCTTCCAAACAGAGCAAAAGAATAAACCTCTGACAATCCAAAAAGAATAGAACCAACCCCAGAAAGAAGAGAACCAAAGAATATGATTCTTTTTGGACCAATGGAATCCGCCAAAACACCAGCTGGAACCTGCATGATGGTATAGATATAAAAATATATCGCTGAAAGATTCCCGAACTCAGCTCCCGTGATTTGAAAAAAAGACATTAACTGCTGAGAGACAACAGCAGGAGCTACTCGATGAAAATACACTAAAACATACGGAATAGAAACAGAAAAGAAAATCCACCAAGCATATTGTTTTCTCTTTTGTATTAAAGCCTCTTGTTCAGAATTCATGTAATCCTTATAAAAAGAAACACAAAAAAAGTCAATTGGGTTTATTTTACGAACATCATGATTTCTTGTAAGTGTTTTTGGATTTCTGAGTTATTGGGTTCTAATTGATAGGCTTGGTATATGTATTCCTTGGCTTCTTGGATTTTTCCTAATTTGAGCATGACTACTGCATATGAGTCTAAATAATAAGGATTTTTTGGTTTTTTCTTTAGAGCTCTTTGAACAAATTTTTCAGCTAATTTGTAATCTTCTTCGTTTTTGCCACATACTGCTAAAAGATATCCATACGCATTTAGACTTGCTTCTCTTTCAGGTTCAATTTGCAAAATTTTTTTATGAATGGACAATGCTTTTTTACAATCATTCAATTTCTCATAACAATAAGCCAAACAACTTAAAAGCACAACATCTTGGGGTTCTATTTGTAAACGCTCTTGGATTTCTTTTATCGCAGTTTGATATTGTTCTTTATAAATTAGGGCTAAGATTCTTAACTTTTTAGCACGACTAATGTCGATATAGTCTGGGAATTTCTTTTGGAGTTCGTCTAAGATTTCAATACACTTGTCATAATTTTTGATTTTAAAATACAAAATTCCTAATTCGTGATAATCTGTGGGAGAGGGTAATTCTTTGATGTTTTGCTTCAAAAATAAAATTCTATTTATGATTTCTTCTTCATCAGATGTAAATAGACTTTTTTTTGTTATAGGCTTTTGGCTTGTGGTTGCTTTTGTAAATTTTTCCATCGATTTAGTTCTTCCCAGTGGGTTGTTGTTAAGCTTAACGGAGTGATAGAGATCTTTTTATTTTGGATAGCTTCAAAATC
The sequence above is a segment of the Leptospiraceae bacterium genome. Coding sequences within it:
- a CDS encoding tetratricopeptide repeat protein: MEKFTKATTSQKPITKKSLFTSDEEEIINRILFLKQNIKELPSPTDYHELGILYFKIKNYDKCIEILDELQKKFPDYIDISRAKKLRILALIYKEQYQTAIKEIQERLQIEPQDVVLLSCLAYCYEKLNDCKKALSIHKKILQIEPEREASLNAYGYLLAVCGKNEEDYKLAEKFVQRALKKKPKNPYYLDSYAVVMLKLGKIQEAKEYIYQAYQLEPNNSEIQKHLQEIMMFVK